Genomic window (Gemmatimonadota bacterium):
CGTCTAGTCACAATTTACGACCATAACCTTCACGGCGCCAGATCCCAAACGATGAAGGAGTCGGAGAGATCCTCATTCTTCAGGTCGCGCTGCCCACGGCCGGAAGGATGTTCGCCCACTTTTTCGCCACGGGTGCCCCAACGCCGGCGCGATCGAGGCGGAAGCACCGCACCGGCGCCGAGCTTCTCGAGCAGGAGGTCAAGGTGGCGGCCGGCTTCGAAGTCAACCACGCCACCGGTTCGGTTCAGGTCGTACCCTACCGCCAGCGCCCGGAAGGGCGGTACAATGTGCTCGCCGCCGGGGTGGCGAAACTGGTAACCGCAGGGGACTTAAAATCCAGCGGAGAGGGTTGCCTGGGGCGCCCGAAGCGCACCAGATAAGGGTTCTCGGGACCCTGACGTCCCTAAGAAACCCTCGGTGACCGTCGAGTTTGTCACCGGTTTGTCACCGGGATCGTGGGGCCTGCACCTTGAGATGGAACGACCTCCGGGGGGGCTTCCCAGGGGCCTCCCCGCGCAGGTCGTCTCACTCAGGCCCCACTAAGCCGCCACTAAGCCGCGATTCCCTCGAGCGTGAGGTGGCGGACGTCCGTACGCTTGCTGGCGTGCTCGAACGTGATCGCCAGCACGTTGCCCTCGGCGTCCACATCGAGGGTCGTGTTCTCATCGAGATCCCTGGTCTCGAGAATCTCGCGGTCCCGAAACTCGATGTAGAGCGTGTCCGTGTCCTCGAAGTACCGAATCTTCATGGCGTGAACCTACGGTCGAAGAACGCGTTGTGCACCGTCTCGCCATCGGGCAGCAGAACCACCCTCAAGTACCTGCCTTCGGCCTCGGGGATCCGGCCCCACCGTCGGATGCGTCGATCTTCCTGCACCACCTCGCGTACGGGCTCGTTCATGACCCCCAGGATCCACTCGTCCGTGATCATCGCGCGATCGGGCCGGGAGCGAATGGCCTGGAAGTACTTGGTGGTCTTCAGTTCCAGAGATCCTCCAGAGATCCAAGGGAGAGGAATTTCAAAGGCCCCCGGAGCGCGAAGGGCAAGGTAGG
Coding sequences:
- a CDS encoding DUF2283 domain-containing protein, translating into MKIRYFEDTDTLYIEFRDREILETRDLDENTTLDVDAEGNVLAITFEHASKRTDVRHLTLEGIAA